Proteins encoded together in one Prunus dulcis chromosome 3, ALMONDv2, whole genome shotgun sequence window:
- the LOC117621977 gene encoding receptor-like protein kinase FERONIA, producing MKNVRRSKHLYATLKPLYLLSLFLHMIVTLVVAQDDDGSSVHAPPDLITVACGYTGPQLNSLEQRYWIGDVYSKYSPLEEHQSGQASVVREAPPSSSVTKMPYTWARLSRSAFTYRFSLATDGQKFIRLYFNPVSYGPNLDRSKALFSVAAGGYTFLHDFNASVTADAYGEETLLREFCLNVDGKKLLNITFTPSQSSLDAYAFINGIEIVFMPTNFYYTAPDGVISYVGNGGGKDFRVGNSTALETVYRMNVGGIPLSCTQDDMYRNWDGLEKEQKYLEASSSLFSRIEHANIPFDFSKIASYRAPVQVYQTGRSIMSADSTLNYNLSWEFPVDSEFAYLVRMHFCRLPPVNHFGSFEIYIADHKAEEQADIFAWGGGAGIALYRDYVVSMGSSGSSQKKTNLSIAMYGMLNGLEIFKLNNSRGNLAGPGPNPDPRHHVPRPKLTHMHVIVAGAVSGIVVLISALVGAFLIFRRNWKKAKSLSSNSLPPYSCRYFSLADIKAATQNFSSCFIIGVGGFGNVYKGCIDGGATQVAIKRLKPESSQGAHEFKTEIEMLSQLRHRHLVSLIGYSSDKGEMILVYDYMARGTLADHLYHHKDNLPPPPLLSWEQRLHICIGAARGLQYLHSGVKGTIIHRDVKSTNILLDEKWVAKVSDFGLSKMGTADTSKTHISTVVKGSFGYLDPEYYRLQRLTEKSDVYSFGVVLCEIMCGRPAVMHTDTVELGQINLAQWAKRCYRDGKLDQIIDPNINRGGKMIETEGLNKFVEISMSCMHDNAIERPSMNDVVRGLEFALQLHHNCIESNTSSSEQSCVTDESIKCISATIFSEIMDPSGSNYLSFFLSTIVILLVAAGDSPPIYTPVEDITVKCGYSGNSFNEHDRRNWIGDINSIFSPFERQAVGNTSIFKQAPHSNTVQQVPYTTVRLSRSEFTYSFELTRGPKFIRLYFNPVSYGPDFDRSKAIFSVKARGVTLLHDFNGLVTADASGLDRIYKEFCLNMDKEESLNITFTPSKTIPDAYAFINGIEIVSMPPDLYYGLRDWNPIIIAGTGSNFVLENSTALEMVYRINVGGNSISSNQDTGMYRNWDGFPEERNYLDDVSLTRSVLRQNLSIQLNFSEIPAYTAPKQVYQTARSINEIYNLTWEFPVDSRFSYLVRLHFCQSRSTIIDPRSELYIANQTSRLPISDLENVLYGSFGNGLPFYGDFTVFMSGPGPESKVDLFIALPPVDSLGDYAFLNGLEIFKLIFPNGNLADHDPPKGTTSSSKIPKNKARTRMLAIVAGVVSGVLVLSVLAFFVFRQRWKVKSSGSTQGTTKSTKSYESSLPSDLCRSFSLTEIKAATQNFNKTFIIGVGGFGNVYKGCIDGGATPVAIKRLKPESSQGAHEFKTEIELLSQLRHRHLVSLIGFCTDKGEMILVYDYMARGTLGGHLYRSDNPPLSWEQRLQICIGAAQGLCYLHSGAKGSVIHRDVKSTNILLDEKWVAKVSDFGLSKMGTTTMSKTHISTAVKGSFGYLDPEYYRCQRLTLKSDVYSFGVVLCEVLCGKPALIHTAEGTRMSLPEWARRCHRDGDLDQIIDPSLRGMIGAECLNKFGEIAVSCIQDNGVDRPSMNDVLRELELALQLHQKSIGSKGDNEVAFYSDTAAKASSSELTCATDQSIQRISGTIFSEINDPNGR from the exons ATGAAGAACGTCAGAAGAAGCAAACACCTTTATGCAACCTTAAAACCTCTTTACCTATTATCCCTGTTTCTACACATGATCGTCACCCTAGTGGTGGCCCAAGATGACGACGGGTCATCTGTCCACGCTCCGCCCGATTTGATCACCGTTGCATGCGGCTATACCGGCCCCCAATTGAATTCGCTTGAGCAGCGATATTGGATTGGAGATGTGTATTCAAAATATTCCCCCTTAGAAGAACACCAGTCTGGTCAAGCATCCGTCGTCAGAGAAGCTCCACCGTCCTCCTCCGTCACCAAAATGCCTTACACCTGGGCTCGGCTTTCTCGTTCTGCATTTACTTACAGGTTTTCCCTTGCTACGGACGGCCAAAAGTTCATACGCTTGTATTTCAACCCAGTTTCATATGGCCCTAACTTGGACCGCTCTAAAGCCCTTTTCTCTGTCGCAGCCGGTGGCTATACCTTTCTCCACGACTTCAATGCTTCAGTCACCGCAGATGCTTATGGCGAGGAGACTCTGCTCAGAGAGTTCTGTTTGAACGTTGATGGAAAAAAGCTCCTCAACATCACATTTACTCCAAGCCAATCAAGCCTAGATGCGTACGCTTTTATCAACGGAATTGAGATCGTATTCATGCCTACCAATTTCTACTACACTGCACCCGATGGGGTAATTAGTTATGTAGGCAACGGCGGAGGAAAGGACTTTCGCGTCGGAAACAGCACTGCTCTGGAGACGGTCTATCGAATGAACGTCGGTGGAATCCCACTCTCCTGCACTCAAGATGACATGTACCGCAATTGGGATGGCTTGgaaaaagagcaaaaatatttGGAAGCTTCAAGTTCACTTTTCAGCAGGATAGAACATGCCAATATTCCATTCGACTTTTCCAAAATAGCAAGCTACAGAGCGCCAGTACAAGTTTACCAAACTGGCCGGTCAATAATGAGCGCGGACTCAACCTTGAACTACAATCTCAGCTGGGAATTCCCTGTAGACTCCGAGTTTGCTTACCTAGTTAGAATGCATTTTTGTCGGCTTCCACCGGTCAACCACTTTGGATCGTTTGAAATTTACATAGCCGATCACAAAGCTGAAGAACAGGCCGATATATTCGCATGGGGTGGTGGAGCTGGAATTGCATTGTACAGAGACTACGTTGTGTCCATGGGTAGCTCTGGGAGCAGCCAGAAGAAGACAAATCTTTCTATCGCTATGTATGGTATGTTGAATGGGCTTGAAATCTTCAAACTGAATAACTCAAGAGGAAATCTCGCCGGACCAGGCCCCAACCCAGACCCACGTCACCACGTACCTCGACCAAAGCTGACGCATATGCATGTCATTGTTGCTGGTGCAGTTTCCGGCATAGTTGTCCTGATTTCTGCCCTCGTAGGAGCATTCTTGATTTTCAGGCGAAATTGGAAGAAAGCCAAGTCCTTGAGTTCCAATTCTTTACCGCCTTATTCGTGTCGTTACTTTTCACTGGCAGATATCAAAGCCGCCACCCAAAACTTTAGCAGTTGTTTCATTATTGGAGTTGGAGGGTTTGGAAACGTGTACAAAGGATGCATTGATGGTGGGGCCACACAAGTTGCAATCAAACGGCTGAAACCCGAGTCATCACAGGGGGCACACGAGTTCAAGACGGAGATCGAGATGCTCTCGCAGCTTCGCCATCGCCATTTGGTTTCTCTAATCGGATATTCAAGTGATAAAGGTGAAATGATTTTGGTGTATGATTACATGGCACGGGGGACTCTAGCTGACCATCTCTACCACCACAAAGATAACCTACCTCCccctcctcttctttcttggGAACAACGGCTTCATATTTGTATAGGTGCAGCGCGAGGGCTGCAGTACCTCCACAGTGGGGTCAAGGGCACCATCATCCACCGTGACGTGAAGAGCACCAACATCTTGTTGGACGAGAAATGGGTGGCCAAGGTTTCGGATTTTGGGTTGTCAAAAATGGGCACCGCCGACACGTCCAAGACGCACATCAGCACGGTGGTAAAAGGAAGTTTCGGGTATCTTGACCCGGAATATTACCGACTTCAACGGCTGACTGAGAAGTCAGATGTGTATTCGTTTGGGGTAGTGCTGTGTGAGATAATGTGTGGTAGGCCAGCCGTGATGCATACAGATACAGTGGAGTTGGGGCAAATCAACTTGGCTCAGTGGGCCAAGAGATGTTACCGTGATGGGAAACTGGATCAAATTATTGACCCAAACATTAATAGGGGTGGTAAGATGATTGAAACTGAGGGCTTGAATAAGTTTGTTGAGATTTCAATGAGTTGCATGCATGATAATGCAATCGAACGACCATCGATGAATGATGTTGTGAGGGGGCTCGAATTTGCACTGCAGCTTCATCACAACTGCATTGAAAGCAACACTAGTAGTAGTGAGCAAAGTTGCGTGACCGATGAATCCATTAAATGCATATCCGCCACCATCTTCTCTGAGATCATGGATCCCAGTGGGAG CAATtacctttcctttttcctgtCCACCATCGTCATCCTACTCGTGGCGGCTGGAGATTCGCCACCTATCTACACTCCGGTGGAAGATATCACCGTCAAATGTGGCTATTCCGGCAATTCGTTCAACGAACATGATCGCCGAAATTGGATTGGAGATATCAACTCAATATTTTCCCCCTTTGAACGCCAAGCAGTTGGGAACACATCCATATTCAAACAAGCACCTCATTCGAACACCGTCCAACAAGTGCCTTACACCACAGTGCGACTTTCTCGCTCTGAATTTACTTACAGTTTTGAACTCACCAGAGGCCCAAAGTTCATCCGCTTGTATTTCAACCCAGTTTCCTACGGCCCTGACTTTGACCGATCCAAAGCCATCTTCTCAGTCAAAGCCAGGGGCGTTACCCTTCTCCACGACTTCAATGGTTTAGTCACTGCCGATGCGTCTGGGTTGGACAGAATATACAAAGAGTTCTGTTTAAACATGGATAAAGAAGAGAGCTTGAACATCACGTTCACTCCGAGCAAAACAATCCCAGATGCGTATGCGTTTATCAACGGAATTGAAATTGTGTCCATGCCCCCCGATCTGTACTACGGTTTACGCGACTGGAATCCGATTATAATTGCAGGCACCGGAAGCAACTTTGTCCTCGAAAACAGCACTGCTCTGGAGATGGTCTACAGAATAAACGTCGGTGGAAACTCAATCTCTTCCAATCAAGACACTGGCATGTACCGCAATTGGGATGGTTTCCCAGAGGAGCGGAATTACTTGGACGATGTAAGTTTAACAAGGAGCGTTCTAAGACAGAACTTGAGTATTCAACTCAACTTTTCTGAAATACCAGCGTACACAGCGCCAAAGCAAGTTTATCAAACCGCCCGGTCTATCAACGAGATCTACAATCTCACCTGGGAATTCCCTGTAGATTCCAGGTTTTCTTACCTGGTTAGGCTTCATTTTTGTCAGTCTCGATCCACGATAATAGATCCGCGGTCTGAACTTTACATAGCCAATCAAACCAGCAGATTGCCAATATCGGACTTAGAAAATGTATTATATGGGAGCTTCGGAAATGGGCTTCCATTCTATGGGGACTTCACAGTGTTTATGTCTGGCCCCGGACCCGAGAGCAAAGTTGATCTCTTCATCGCACTGCCACCAGTGGATTCGTTAGGAGATTATGCATTTCTGAATGGTCTCGAAATCTTCAAACTGATTTTCCCAAATGGTAATCTGGCCGATCACGACCCACCAAAGGGTACTACGTCAAGCtcaaaaatacccaaaaacaaGGCAAGGACACGTATGCTTGCCATCGTCGCCGGTGTAGTTTCCGGCGTACTTGTGCTTTCTGTCTTAGCATTCTTTGTCTTCAGACAAAGATGGAAAGTCAAGTCCTCTGGCTCCACCCAAGGGACGACTAAGTCAACAAAGAGCTACGAGTCATCTTTACCGTCTGATTTGTGTCGTTCCTTTTCACTTACTGAGATCAAAGCTGCCACCCAAAACTTCAATAAAACTTTCATTATTGGAGTAGGAGGATTTGGGAACGTGTACAAAGGCTGCATCGATGGTGGCGCCACCCCTGTTGCAATTAAACGACTGAAACCGGAGTCATCACAGGGGGCTCATGAGTTTAAGACAGAAATCGAGCTGCTCTCTCAACTCCGTCACCGCCATTTGGTTTCACTCATTGGGTTCTGCACCGACAAAGGCGAGATGATCTTGGTCTACGATTACATGGCACGTGGGACTCTCGGTGGCCATCTCTATCGCTCCGATAACCCACCTCTTTCGTGGGAACAACGGCTTCAAATTTGTATTGGCGCAGCGCAAGGGTTGTGCTACCTTCACAGTGGTGCCAAGGGCTCTGTTATTCACCGCGATGTGAAGAGCacaaatattttattggatgaGAAATGGGTGGCAAAGGTTTCGGATTTCGGGTTGTCAAAAATGGGCACAACCACCATGTCCAAAACCCACATCAGCACGGCCGTGAAAGGTAGTTTCGGGTATTTGGACCCAGAATACTATCGATGTCAGCGGCTGACTCTGAAGTCTGATGTGTACTCCTTTGGTGTCGTGTTGTGCGAGGTGTTGTGTGGGAAGCCAGCTTTGATTCATACGGCGGAGGGGACTCGAATGAGCCTTCCTGAGTGGGCCAGGAGATGTCATCGCGATGGGGACCTTGATCAAATCATCGACCCAAGTTTGAGGGGTATGATTGGAGCCGAGTGCCTGAATAAGTTTGGTGAGATCGCTGTGAGCTGCAT